A single genomic interval of Mangifera indica cultivar Alphonso chromosome 5, CATAS_Mindica_2.1, whole genome shotgun sequence harbors:
- the LOC123217525 gene encoding two-component response regulator ORR21-like isoform X1, producing MAALQRPGQQCTGNYGASCNGADVAVPEKFPTGLRVLVVDDDHACLKIVEHMLRRCLYQVTTCSQATVALNTLRQSKGCFDVVLSDVHMPDMDGYKLLEHIGLEMDLPVIMMSADGRVSAVMKGIRHGACDYLIKPIREEELKNLWQHVVRKRLNENKDIEHSGGSIDENDHRKRAGDEVEYASSVDEGTEGTLKAQKKRSTAKEEDDSELENDDPSTAKKPRVVWSVELHQQFVSAVNQLGIDKAVPKRILELMNVPGLTRENVASHLQKFRLYLKRLSGVAQQGGISSAFCGPVELNVKLGSLGRFDIQPLAASGQIPPKTLAALHAELLGCPTGNLVTAMDQPGLLQASLQGSKCISAEHGMNFCQPLIKCQPNISKNFPQSMITVDDVATGFGVWTPNDLGAGTVTSGSTLGGLNPQNSNMLIDILHQQQQRQQHHSTLSEPSRSINVQPSCLVVPSCSSASFQAGNSPASVNQSCSYNRSAHIDYSLLSSPNNSVNIGQISDSDLKTTGVLSGYSAPGSISPSASSCSVNADNGTNQQVHNSFAFRAFRQVPGLVPNVADIRTSYGTKSGEVLDQEPLRNLGFIGKATCIPSRLAIDELESPINYLNHGKLNWDNNCNRVKEEPNLEFGDNAKMGVPLLPPNDLMSVFSD from the exons ATGGCTGCCTTGCAGAGACCAGGGCAACAATGTACTGGTAACTATGGAGCTTCTTGTAATGGAGCTGACGTGGCGGTGCCGGAAAAGTTTCCTACTGGTTTACGGGTTCTTGTTGTGGATGATGACCACGCTTGTTTGAAAATTGTTGAGCATATGCTTCGCCGGTGTCTTTATCAGG TTACAACATGTTCCCAGGCAACTGTTGCGTTGAACACTTTAAGGCAGAGTAAAGGCTGTTTTGATGTAGTGCTAAGCGATGTTCACATGCCCGACATGGATGGCTATAAACTCCTTGAACATATTGGACTTGAAATGGACCTTCCTGTTATCA TGATGTCTGCTGATGGAAGAGTATCTGCTGTTATGAAAGGAATCAGACATGGGGCTTGTGATTACTTGATTAAGCCTATACGTGAGGAAGAGCTTAAAAATTTATGGCAGCATGTTGTCCGGAAAAGgttgaatgaaaataaagacATTGAACATTCAGGAGGCAGCATTGATGAGAATGATCACCGGAAAAGAGCAGGTGATGAAGTTGAATACGCTTCTTCTGTTGATGAAGGAACAGAAGGAACATTGAAAGCTCAGAAGAAGAGAAGCACtgctaaagaagaagatgacagTGAACTAGAAAATGATGATCCTTCCACAGCAAAGAAACCTCGTGTAGTGTGGTCAGTGGAATTACATCAGCAATTTGTCAGTGCAGTAAATCAGCTTGGGATTGATA AGGCTGTACCAAAGAGAATTCTTGAATTGATGAATGTGCCTGGCTTAACTAGAGAAAATGTTGCGAGTCATTTACAG AAATTCAGACTATATTTGAAGAGATTAAGTGGAGTGGCTCAACAAGGAGGGATTTCTAGTGCTTTCTGTGGGCCTGTAGAACTGAATGTGAAACTTGGTTCGCTTGGACGATTTGACATCCAACCTTTGGCTGCCTCTGGACAAATTCCTCCAAAAACATTAGCAGCCCTGCATGCTGAACTTTTAGGTTGCCCAACTGGTAACTTAGTTACAGCAATGGACCAGCCAGGTCTTCTACAAGCATCTCTACAAGGATCCAAGTGTATTTCAGCCGAACATGGCATGAATTTTTGTCAGCCATTAATAAAATGCCAACCCAACATTTCTAAAAATTTCCCTCAATCCATGATCACTGTTGATGATGTAGCTACTGGGTTTGGAGTGTGGACTCCTAATGATCTTGGTGCAGGTACTGTAACTTCTGGTAGCACTCTTGGTGGATTGAATCCCCAAAACAGTAACATGCTAATTGATATACTGCACCAGCAGCAGCAACGTCAACAGCATCATTCTACACTATCTGAACCCAGCCGTTCAATTAATGTGCAGCCTTCTTGTCTTGTGGTCCCATCTTGTTCATCAGCCAGTTTTCAGGCAGGAAATAGTCCTGCTTCTGTCAATCAGAGTTGCAGCTATAATAGAAGTGCTCATATTGATTATAGTCTTCTGTCAAGTCCGAATAACTCAGTTAATATTGGGCAAATCTCTGACTCTGATTTAAAAACTACAGGTGTTCTTAGTGGTTACTCGGCTCCAGGTTCCATTTCTCCTTCTGCATCGTCTTGCTCAGTAAATGCTGATAATGGTACAAACCAGCAAGTTCATAATTCATTTGCCTTTAGAGCTTTCAGACAAGTGCCAGGGCTTGTTCCTAATGTTGCAGATATCCGAACTTCTTACGGTACTAAATCAGGTGAAGTTCTTGATCAAGAACCATTAAGAAATCTAGGATTCATTGGTAAAGCTACATGCATACCAAGTCGCCTGGCAATTGATGAACTTGAATCACCTATCAACTACTTAAACCATGGAAAACTCAATTGGGATAACAATTGTAACAGAGTGAAGGAGGAGCCAAATTTGGAATTTGGGGATAATGCGAAAATGGGTGTCCCATTGTTACCCCCAAATGATCTCATGAGTGTTTTCTCAGATTAG
- the LOC123217525 gene encoding two-component response regulator ORR21-like isoform X2, which produces MAALQRPGQQCTGNYGASCNGADVAVPEKFPTGLRVLVVDDDHACLKIVEHMLRRCLYQVTTCSQATVALNTLRQSKGCFDVVLSDVHMPDMDGYKLLEHIGLEMDLPVIMMSADGRVSAVMKGIRHGACDYLIKPIREEELKNLWQHVVRKRLNENKDIEHSGGSIDENDHRKRAGDEVEYASSVDEGTEGTLKAQKKRSTAKEEDDSELENDDPSTAKKPRVVWSVELHQQFVSAVNQLGIDKAVPKRILELMNVPGLTRENVASHLQKFRLYLKRLSGVAQQGGISSAFCGPVELNVKLGSLGRFDIQPLAASGQIPPKTLAALHAELLGCPTGNLVTAMDQPGLLQASLQGSKCISAEHGMNFCQPLIKCQPNISKNFPQSMITVDDVATGFGVWTPNDLGAGVLSGYSAPGSISPSASSCSVNADNGTNQQVHNSFAFRAFRQVPGLVPNVADIRTSYGTKSGEVLDQEPLRNLGFIGKATCIPSRLAIDELESPINYLNHGKLNWDNNCNRVKEEPNLEFGDNAKMGVPLLPPNDLMSVFSD; this is translated from the exons ATGGCTGCCTTGCAGAGACCAGGGCAACAATGTACTGGTAACTATGGAGCTTCTTGTAATGGAGCTGACGTGGCGGTGCCGGAAAAGTTTCCTACTGGTTTACGGGTTCTTGTTGTGGATGATGACCACGCTTGTTTGAAAATTGTTGAGCATATGCTTCGCCGGTGTCTTTATCAGG TTACAACATGTTCCCAGGCAACTGTTGCGTTGAACACTTTAAGGCAGAGTAAAGGCTGTTTTGATGTAGTGCTAAGCGATGTTCACATGCCCGACATGGATGGCTATAAACTCCTTGAACATATTGGACTTGAAATGGACCTTCCTGTTATCA TGATGTCTGCTGATGGAAGAGTATCTGCTGTTATGAAAGGAATCAGACATGGGGCTTGTGATTACTTGATTAAGCCTATACGTGAGGAAGAGCTTAAAAATTTATGGCAGCATGTTGTCCGGAAAAGgttgaatgaaaataaagacATTGAACATTCAGGAGGCAGCATTGATGAGAATGATCACCGGAAAAGAGCAGGTGATGAAGTTGAATACGCTTCTTCTGTTGATGAAGGAACAGAAGGAACATTGAAAGCTCAGAAGAAGAGAAGCACtgctaaagaagaagatgacagTGAACTAGAAAATGATGATCCTTCCACAGCAAAGAAACCTCGTGTAGTGTGGTCAGTGGAATTACATCAGCAATTTGTCAGTGCAGTAAATCAGCTTGGGATTGATA AGGCTGTACCAAAGAGAATTCTTGAATTGATGAATGTGCCTGGCTTAACTAGAGAAAATGTTGCGAGTCATTTACAG AAATTCAGACTATATTTGAAGAGATTAAGTGGAGTGGCTCAACAAGGAGGGATTTCTAGTGCTTTCTGTGGGCCTGTAGAACTGAATGTGAAACTTGGTTCGCTTGGACGATTTGACATCCAACCTTTGGCTGCCTCTGGACAAATTCCTCCAAAAACATTAGCAGCCCTGCATGCTGAACTTTTAGGTTGCCCAACTGGTAACTTAGTTACAGCAATGGACCAGCCAGGTCTTCTACAAGCATCTCTACAAGGATCCAAGTGTATTTCAGCCGAACATGGCATGAATTTTTGTCAGCCATTAATAAAATGCCAACCCAACATTTCTAAAAATTTCCCTCAATCCATGATCACTGTTGATGATGTAGCTACTGGGTTTGGAGTGTGGACTCCTAATGATCTTGGTGCAG GTGTTCTTAGTGGTTACTCGGCTCCAGGTTCCATTTCTCCTTCTGCATCGTCTTGCTCAGTAAATGCTGATAATGGTACAAACCAGCAAGTTCATAATTCATTTGCCTTTAGAGCTTTCAGACAAGTGCCAGGGCTTGTTCCTAATGTTGCAGATATCCGAACTTCTTACGGTACTAAATCAGGTGAAGTTCTTGATCAAGAACCATTAAGAAATCTAGGATTCATTGGTAAAGCTACATGCATACCAAGTCGCCTGGCAATTGATGAACTTGAATCACCTATCAACTACTTAAACCATGGAAAACTCAATTGGGATAACAATTGTAACAGAGTGAAGGAGGAGCCAAATTTGGAATTTGGGGATAATGCGAAAATGGGTGTCCCATTGTTACCCCCAAATGATCTCATGAGTGTTTTCTCAGATTAG
- the LOC123216560 gene encoding histone H4, translating into MSGRGKGGKGLGKGGAKRHRKVLRDNIQGITKPAIRRLARRGGVKRISGLIYEETRGVLKIFLENVIRDAVTYTEHARRKTVTAMDVVYALKRQGRTLYGFGG; encoded by the coding sequence ATGTCAGGAAGAGGAAAGGGAGGCAAAGGATTGGGAAAGGGAGGAGCAAAGCGGCACCGTAAGGTTCTCAGAGATAACATTCAGGGGATCACGAAGCCGGCAATTCGGCGACTGGCGAGGCGTGGCGGAGTCAAGCGTATCAGCGGTTTAATCTACGAAGAAACTCGCGGCGTTCTCAAGATCTTTCTGGAGAACGTGATTAGAGATGCCGTGACCTACACGGAACACGCTCGTCGGAAGACTGTTACGGCCATGGACGTCGTTTATGCTTTGAAACGACAGGGGCGAACTCTGTATGGTTTCGGGGGatag